Part of the Gallalistipes aquisgranensis genome, CGTGACCGGCGATGAAAAGTACCTCCAGTTCCTCGACCGGGAGTACAAGCTCTCGACCGATTCGCTCTTCAGTCCCGAAGACGGCCTCTTCTACCGTGACCGACGGTTCATCGGCCGCCAGGAACCTAACGGGAAGAAGGTGTTCTGGGGACGCGGGAACGGCTGGGTGTTCGGCGGGCTGGCCCTGATCCTGGAGCACCTGCCCAAGGACCATTACACCTACGGGTACTATCTCGACCTTTACCGCCGCATGGCCGATGCCATCCTGCCCCTGCAGGACGAGAAAGGTTCGTGGCATGCCAGCCTGTACGATCCGGTGGCCTATCCGCTGGCCGAGAACAGCGGTTCCGGCTTCTTCGTCTTCGGCCTGGCCTGGGGTGTGAACCACAAGGTCCTGACGGACGACCGCTACAAGGAGGCTGCCGTCCGGGGATGGGAAGCCCTCAAAGGGTATGTGGACGAGAACGGCCGTCTCGGGTCGGTACAGCCCATCGGAGCGGCTCCCGGCAAGGTGCGGGCCGATATGACCGAGGTGTACGGCGTGGGAGCCTTCCTGCTGGCCGGTAAGGAGATGCTGGAGTTGAAGTATTAATACAAGGGAAACCATGAAAAAGATCATTGTTACGACGATATTGGCCTGTGCCGTGGTCTGCGGCGCCCAGGCCGGGAAAAAGAAAAAGGAGGCTCCCGTGCAGAGCGACCGGGAGTATTGGGTGGAGACGATGGTGAAGATCGCCCGC contains:
- a CDS encoding glycoside hydrolase family 88/105 protein, yielding MKKILLTTLLSAAVFCTAAAKKNKTEDRRLIDRVAAWQIEHFPEVKHNPLDWTNGALYRGLLEWADYTGDSRYYDFLMEIGEKAKWGFLRRVYHADDLCVGQMYVGMYRKFGRPEMIDQTRRRLDHLVWFPSTVPLWHGVKGGSDRWSWCDALFMAPPVFVEMYNVTGDEKYLQFLDREYKLSTDSLFSPEDGLFYRDRRFIGRQEPNGKKVFWGRGNGWVFGGLALILEHLPKDHYTYGYYLDLYRRMADAILPLQDEKGSWHASLYDPVAYPLAENSGSGFFVFGLAWGVNHKVLTDDRYKEAAVRGWEALKGYVDENGRLGSVQPIGAAPGKVRADMTEVYGVGAFLLAGKEMLELKY